One genomic segment of Brassica napus cultivar Da-Ae chromosome A3, Da-Ae, whole genome shotgun sequence includes these proteins:
- the LOC106427433 gene encoding uncharacterized protein LOC106427433 — MGTRTNLRDQNTSEIPVRRSKRWSHTLKEERVDESLEHDKDDEVVKYMSKLPGYLQGEDEESNVLNVGVLDWGRLEKWKQRGGRGKGGERSGKRESKVSATSTTLGTVPNGGSSSSHQYHHHRCKVDDQVHASSLLGKVKAASRGLQHSSHRVRSTLEPELASTSRDAFNKQEIATCSYNKSSSRKDRRSTSGLLPEMGNSNGSLGPKGNLVIRDKKESDKRAQEEARESGKQCAEKLVGEEKTLGDSNDNLKVTRDVSSRSVHFSDGISSSLGLRSQVPPPSSPLSFDLERDSEDLPLGVDLSCIKERLRHSKPASRIIDPEMREDESKKNRHTSPSKRFSFSFGRLSRSFTFKEDSSAGGQPSTSSNDAIKSDGSACPPQSSNPEEKHCGSSRVSPLRRLLDPLLKSKGSENVLPSKEERSTSTIPKPTNMDEKKQDTSRRTRALFQLTTRNGIPLFQFVVDDDNLNNNSRRSILGATIKNSDSSFKDDSVQYCTFYSVDEVKKKKRSGSWLIHGHKEKQQRGFVYTVIGQMRLCNNSMSSDITEKNVSCIIREAVLFDETEEQVKGRKEFAAVVIKKKPAEENLNALEETTVIIPGGVHSFPVKGAPTPLVTRWRSGGLCDCGGWDVGCKLHVLSNKTLLHELDHSFKLFDQEESDQDSGPVLAMTELKTGMYRVEFGSFLSPLQAFFVCVTVITCASEEETVSKTTGRSSSPFAPPLSPVGRV, encoded by the exons ATGGGTACAAGAACCAATCTCAGAGACCAAAACACCTCAGAGATTCCGGTCAGAAGATCAAAACGTTGGAGCCATACTCTAAAAGAAGAACGTGTCGATGAGAGTTTGGAGCACGATAAAGATGATGAGGTTGTGAAATACATGTCAAAGTTGCCAGGTTATCTccaaggagaagatgaagaaagtaATGTTTTGAATGTTGGAGTCTTGGATTGGGGTCGTCTTGAGAAATGGAAGCAGCGTGGTGGTCGAGGGAAAGGCGGTGAAAGATCAGGGAAACGTGAGAGTAAAGTGTCGGCTACTTCTACTACTTTAGGAACGGTTCCCAATGGGGGCTCCTCCTCCTCTCATCAATATCATCATCATAGGTGTAAGGTTGATGACCAAGTTCATGCTTCTTCTCTTCTCGGTAAAGTTAAAGCAGCTTCTCGGGGTCTTCAACATTCTTCTCACCGAGTTAGATCCACTTTGGAACCTGAGCTTGCTTCTACTTCTAGGGATGCTTTTAATAAGCAGGAAATAGCTACCTGCAGCTATAATAAGTCCTCTTCTCGTAAGGACAGAAGATCGACTTCAGGTTTATTGCCAGAGATGGGCAACTCCAATGGATCTCTAGGCCCAAAGGGGAACTTAGTGATCAGGGATAAGAAGGAGTCTGATAAGAGAGCAcaagaagaagcaagagaaaGCGGGAAACAATGTGCTGAGAAGTTAGTTGGAGAGGAGAAGACCCTTGGAGACTCTAATGATAACTTGAAAGTAACAAGGGACGTTAGCAGCCGCTCTGTCCACTTTTCAGACGGGATCAGTAGCTCTTTAGGATTGAGATCTCAAGTTCCTCCTCCTTCAAGTCCACTCTCTTTTGACTTGGAGAGAGATTCTGAAGATTTGCCTCTTGGTGTTGATCTTTCTTGTATAAAGGAACGTTTAAGGCATTCAAAGCCAGCTTCGAGGATAATTGATCCGGAAATGCGAGAAGACGAGTCCAAAAAGAACAGACATACTTCACCAAGCAAGCGGTTTAGTTTTAGCTTCGGTCGTCTAAGCAGAAGTTTCACCTTCAAAGAGGATTCATCAGCCGGTGGCCAACCTTCGACTTCTTCAAATGATGCCATCAAATCTGATGGTTCAGCTTGTCCACCTCAGTCAAGTAACCCGGAGGAGAAGCACTGTGGATCATCTCGAGTCAGCCCTCTAAGAAGGCTTCTTGATCCTTTACTGAAATCTAAAGGCTCTGAAAATGTTCTTCcatcaaaagaagaaagatcaaCTTCTACCATTCCAAAGCCAACCAACATGGATGAAAAGAAGCAGGATACATCGAGGAGAACCAGAGCTCTTTTTCAGCTAACCACCAGAAACGGGATCCCTCTATTTCAGTTTGTGGTGGATGATGACAACCTCAACAACAACAGCAGGAGGAGCATTCTCGGGGCTACGATTAAAAACTCTGACTCATCGTTCAAAGATGATTCTGTTCAATACTGCACATTCTACTCTGTTGATGaagtcaaaaagaagaagagaagcggAAGCTGGCTAATCCATGGACACAAAGAGAAACAACAACGCGGGTTCGTCTACACTGTGATCGGCCAAATGCGGTTATGTAATAACTCCATGAGCTCAGATATAACAGAGAAGAACGTATCTTGTATCATCAGAGAAGCAGTTCTCTTTGATGAAACAGAGGAGCAAGTAAAAGGGAGAAAAGAGTTTGCAGCTgtagtgatcaagaagaagccTGCCGAAGAAAACTTGAACGCCCTCGAGGAAACCACTGTGATCATTCCAGGCGGGGTTCACAGTTTTCCGGTGAAAGGAGCACCGACACCTTTGGTTACCCGGTGGAGATCCGGAGGGTTATGCGACTGCGGTGGCTGGGATGTcggatgtaaactccatgtcctaTCCAACAAAACACTCCTCCATGAGTTGGACCATAGCTTCAAACTGTTTGATCAG GAAGAAAGTGATCAAGACTCAGGTCCGGTTTTGGCCATGACAGAGCTGAAGACAGGGATGTATAGGGTGGAGTTTGGTTCGTTTCTTTCTCCTTTACAAGCGTTTTTTGTGTGCGTGACGGTTATAACGTGTGCCTCTGAGGAGGAAACGGTGTCAAAGACCACCGGAAGATCTTCATCCCCGTTTGCTCCACCTCTATCTCCCGTTGGTAGAGTCTAA
- the LOC106433813 gene encoding laccase-8-like — translation MGFFFLSASVGMFKLKVVQGKTYLLRIINAALNTHLFFKIADHNVTVVSVDAAYTTPYVSDVMILTPGQTVDALLTADQPIGMYYMSISPYISANSLAPVPPGHDIRSLIVYEGAKSTSSPSMSLLPSGTNAIPTAHRFSSNITSLVGGPYWTPVPDHVDEKMFVTMGLGLDPCPPETTCNGPLGQHIAGSFNNRTFVMPETISLQEAYFYNISGVYTEDFPDQPPMKFDYANFSVRTESDYEMMFPERKTSIKTVKFNSTVEIIVQNTAIISPESHPMHLHGFNFYVLGYGFGNYDPIRDARKLNLVNPQMHNTVGVPPGGWVVLRFIANNPGAWMFHCHMDAHLPYGIIMVFIVENGPTPETSLQPPPSNLPQCTHDPTIYESPTTNVDLSS, via the exons AtgggtttcttttttttatcggCTTCGGTAGGGATGTTTAAGCTCAAGGTAGTACAAGGGAAAACATACTTGCTAAGGATTATAAACGCGGCGCTCAACACTCACCTCTTCTTCAAAATAGCTGATCACAACGTGACAGTTGTCTCTGTTGATGCTGCCTACACGACACCTTACGTTAGCGATGTGATGATCTTGACGCCGGGGCAAACCGTAGACGCACTTCTCACCGCCGACCAGCCTATCGGCATGTACTATATGTCGATAAGCCCTTACATTAGTGCCAACTCGTTAGCACCGGTCCCCCCTGGCCATGATATCAGAAGCTTAATAGTCTATGAGGGTGCCAAGTCGACATCATCCCCATCGATGTCGTTGCTGCCTTCAGGGACGAATGCAATACCCACCGCTCATAGGTTCTCCTCGAACATCACTAGCCTCGTGGGTGGACCCTACTGGACGCCAGTGCCTGACCACGTGGACGAGAAGATGTTCGTAACCATGGGGCTTGGCTTAGACCCATGCCCTCCGGAAACCACGTGTAATGGTCCGTTAGGTCAGCACATCGCTGGTTCTTTCAACAACCGTACTTTTGTGATGCCAGAAACAATTTCACTCCAAGAAGCCTATTTCTATAATATCAGTGGAGTATACACCGAGGACTTCCCCGACCAACCTCCCATGAAATTTGACTATGCTAATTTCAGCGTCCGTACAGAGTCTGACTACGAAATGATGTTTCCGGAGAGAAAGACTAGCATCAAGACAGTCAAATTTAACTCTACAGTCGAGATAATTGTACAGAACACAGCAATAATCAGCCCAGAGAGCCATCCCATGCACCTTCATGGCTTCAACTTTTATGTGTTGGGTTATGGATTTGGTAACTATGATCCCATCCGCGATGCAAGAAAGCTAAATCTAGTTAACCCGCAGATGCACAATACCGTCGGTGTACCACCAGGTGGATGGGTTGTTTTAAGATTCATAGCCAATAATCCTG GTGCATGGATGTTCCACTGTCACATGGATGCACATTTACCATACGGAATTATAATGGTTTTCATAGTTGAGAATGGACCAACTCCGGAAACAAGCTTGCAGCCTCCACCGTCAAATCTTCCACAATGCACTCATGATCCGACAATCTATGAGTCGCCGACCACTAACGTTGATTTGTCTTCCTAG
- the LOC106442954 gene encoding uncharacterized protein LOC106442954: protein MDGRTKKASSSSSLTSELFGSKVNPLPSSSSGTFRSIFAPPSKVMGRESIQMQQDTVTAGWNEKSSKIGDVNRQREEQDNLGSVYQDQRVQPCHLSSSIYYGGPDVYYQSQDSSSNSTEKKKEGGEDDSGSASRGNWWKGSLYY from the exons ATGGACGGAAGAACGAAAAaggcttcctcttcttcctcgttaACCTCTGAGCTTTTCGGTTCCAAAGTAAATCCTTTGccttcttcctcttctggtACCTTCAGATCTATTTTCGCTCCTCCTTCTAAG GTTATGGGAAGAGAATCTATACAAATGCAACAAGACACTGTGACTGCTGGCTGGAACGAGAAATCCTCCAAGATTG GTGATGTTAATAGACAGAGAGAAGAACAAGATAACCTTGGTTCAGTTTATCAGGATCAGAGAGTGCAACCTTGTCATCTAAGTTCTTCCATCTATTACGGTGGCCCCGATGTTTATTACCAGTCTCAGGATTCGAGCTCAAACTCTACG gagaagaagaaagaggggGGCGAAGATGATTCAGGAAGTGCTTCAAGAGGAAATTGGTGGAAAG GATCTCTGTATTAttga